In the Acropora muricata isolate sample 2 chromosome 10, ASM3666990v1, whole genome shotgun sequence genome, one interval contains:
- the LOC136887324 gene encoding kelch domain-containing protein 10-like, producing the protein MASVKFVETVKPSRLSKIPLPRSGHRCCCDEGNIYVFGGYSPHHKDELFQELWRFNVATKTWKLLPTTGSFPTEVASSCVILDKRNLVVFGGSGVPFGMCNSKKLHVCSLKTLQWFDLSDRYSDRAENEGEDASPIAGYGQSMVLSSDKELYVFGGTTGLEFNSFLYRYSLKEHKWNKVSCDHSPIPRYRHESICDGQRFYVIGGGRGSRDPNNYFQLDKIESFNFERKRWEEHVCYPSKPYGFPKRRRCHGCVMYNSTVFICGGYDGLTIFDDIWSLDLATFQWEKIPQMLPYPVYFHSATVTPSGCMYVFGGVKTLNSNEDVRSNDIFRMWLTQPTLAELCWEVVTACLQRNKALLSEARKLGIPHHFLQRVM; encoded by the exons ATGGCGTCCGTGAAGTTCGTTGAGACCGTCAAACCTTCCAGACTTTCGAAGATTCCCCTGCCAAGAAGTGGCCACAGATGTTGCTGTGATGAGGGAAATATCTACGTGTTTGGAGGATATTCACCGCACCACAAGGATGAGCTGTTTCAGGAGTTATGGCGTTTTAATGTGGCCACAAAAACGTGGAAACTATTGCCAACTACGGGATCATTTCCCACCGAAGTTGCATCGAGTTGCGTTATCTTAGACAAAAGAAATCTAGTAGTGTTTGGTGGTTCCGGGGTTCCCTTCGGCATGTGCAATAGCAAGAAACTTCATGTTTGTTCTTTGAAAACACTGCAATGGTTCGATCTTTCAGATAGATATTCCGACAGGGCAGAAAACGAGGGTGAAGATGCATCTCCAATTGCTGGTTATGGCCAGAGCATGGTTTTGTCCAGTGACAAAGAGCTCTACGTCTTTGGTGGAACAACAGGATTAGAGTTTAACTCGTTCTTATATCGTTACAGCTTAAAAGAACACAAATGGAACAAAGTGAGTTGTGATCACTCTCCGATTCCTCGTTACAGGCACGAGTCCATTTGTGATGGCCAAAGATTTTACGTAATCGGCGGTGGTAGAGGTAGCAGGGACCCGAACAATTACTTTCAGCTCGATAAGATTGAGTCGTTCAATTTCGAAAGGAAACGATGGGAGGAGCACGTATGTTACCCTTCTAAACCGTATGGTTTTCCGAAGCGTAGAAGATGTCATGGCTGTGTCATGTATAACTCAACTGTGTTTATTTGCGGAGGTTATGATGGTTTGACCATCTTTGATGACATTTGGAGTCTCGATTTGGCTACCTTTCAATGGGAGAAAATTCCACAA ATGTTACCATATCCAGTCTATTTTCACTCTGCCACAGTCACGCCGTCTGGTTGTATGTACGTCTTTGGAGGCGTCAAAACTCTTAATTCCAATGAAGATGTTAGATCCAATGACATTTTCAGGATGTGGTTAACGCAACCCACTTTGGCAGAGTTGTGTTGGGAAGTTGTAACTGCTTGTCTTCAACGCAACAAAGCTCTTCTTTCAGAAGCAAGAAAGCTTGGCATTCCTCACCATTTTCTGCAGAGAGTGATGTGA